In one Lolium rigidum isolate FL_2022 chromosome 3, APGP_CSIRO_Lrig_0.1, whole genome shotgun sequence genomic region, the following are encoded:
- the LOC124698264 gene encoding NAC domain-containing protein 87-like, translating into MSEVSVINQAEVEDASAAALDLPPGFRFHPTDEEIISHYLTPKALDHRFCSGVIGEVDLNKCEPWQLPGRAKMGEKEWYFFCHKDRKYPTGTRTNRATVSGYWKATGKDKEIFRGNGRGVLVGMKKTLVFYRGRAPRGTKTGWVMHEFRLEGRLPHPLQRSSKDEWAVSKVFNKELTAAATTSASGAMAAAGEAGIDRVGSFGFISEFLESSGELPPLVDPSLGADLDEVVDFKGGPAYNAGAPVSSYQLQVKTEAPVPPQHYQYQYNQQLQQEAQMAMYSSPYFSLPAASSGDQSPAIRRYCKAEQVSGQTSALSPSRDTGLSTDPNAEISSAVSQQHQEFLDHLDADEYPALNLADIWKY; encoded by the exons ATGTCTGAGGTGTCGGTGATAAaccaggcggaggtggaggacgcatcggcggcggcgctggacctGCCACCGGGGTTCCGGTTCCACCCCACCGACGAGGAGATCATCTCGCACTACCTCACCCCCAAGGCGCTCGACCACCGCTTCTGCTCCGGCGTCATCGGCGAGGTCGACCTCAACAAGTGCGAGCCCTGGCAACTCCCAG GCAGGGCGAAGATGGGGGAGAAGGAGTGGTACTTCTTCTGCCACAAGGACCGCAAGTACCCCACGGGGACTCGCACGAACCGCGCCACCGTGAGCGGCTACTGGAAGGCCACCGGCAAGGACAAGGAGATCTTCCGCGGGAACGGGCGAGGCGTCCTCGTCGGCATGAAGAAAACGCTCGTCTTCTACCGGGGGCGCGCGCCCCGCGGCACCAAGACCGGCTGGGTCATGCACGAGTTCCGGCTCGAGGGCAGGCTCCCCCACCCGCTCCAGCGCTCCTCAAAG gaCGAGTGGGCCGTgtccaaggtgttcaacaaggaGCTCACGGCCGCGGCGACGACGTCCGCGTCCGGGGCAATGGCGGCCGCGGGGGAGGCCGGCATCGATCGCGTCGGCTCGTTCGGGTTCATCAGCGAGTTCCTGGAGTCCTCTGGCGAGCTGCCGCCGCTCGTGGACCCATCTTTGGGCGCGGACCTCGACGAAGTGGTCGACTTCAAGGGCGGCCCCGCGTACAACGCCGGCGCGCCGGTCTCGAGCTACCAGCTCCAGGTCAAGACGGAGGCGCCCGTGCCGCCGCAGCACTACCAGTACCAGTACAACCAGCAGCTGCAGCAGGAGGCGCAGATGGCGATGTACTCGAGCCCGTACTTCTCGCTgccggcggcgagctccggcgaccagtCGCCGGCGATCCGGCGCTACTGCAAGGCGGAGCAGGTGTCCGGGCAGACGTCGGCGCTGAGCCCGTCGCGCGACACGGGGCTGAGCACGGACCCGAACGCGGAGATCTCGTCGGCGGTGTCCCAGCAGCACCAGGAGTTCCTCGACCACCTCGACGCCGACGAGTACCCCGCCCTCAACCTCGCCGACATCTGGAAGTACTGA